A window from Mycobacterium saskatchewanense encodes these proteins:
- a CDS encoding peptidoglycan D,D-transpeptidase FtsI family protein: MSRGDARRTRQSTRPTRGPRHPQQAEGLRQPKRLHKPRQAEQGRDAREPKGFRKAKKAKTTAARPEAAPAGHSATQRRTRQIVAVGSRGASFVFRHRAGNAVILVLILVAAIQLFVLQVTDAPTLRAQAAGQLKVTDVEKAIRGSIVDRHNDQLAFTTESRALTFQPKRIRHQLEEAKQKNSAAPDPQQRLRDIAKEVATRLGNKPDVPTLLKKLQSDENFVYLARAVDPAVASAISEKYPEVGSERQDLRQYPGGSLAANIVGGIDWDGHGLLGLEESMDSVLSGTDGSVTYDRGSDGVVIPGSYRNRHKAVNGSTVQLTLDDDIQFYVQQQVQQAKNVSGAHDVSAVVLDAKTGEVLAMANDNTFDPSQDIGRQGDKQLGNLAVSSPFEPGSVNKVITASSVIEYGLSNPDEVLQVPGTISMGGVSIHDAWEHGVMPYTTTGVFGKSSNVGTLMLAQRVGPERFYDMVRKFGLGQRTNVGLPGESSGLVPPIDQWSGSTFSNLPIGQGLSMTLLQMAGMYQAIANDGVRIPPRIIKATIAPDGTRTEEPRPDGVRVVSAQTAQTVRGMLRAVVQRDPMGYQQGTGPAAGVPGYQMAGKTGTAQQINPACGCYFDNVYWITFAGMATVDNPRYVVGIMMDNPERNADGTPGHSAAPLFHNIAGWLMQRENVPLSPDPGPPLTLQAT; this comes from the coding sequence ATGAGCCGGGGCGACGCGCGACGGACCCGCCAGTCGACCCGCCCGACGCGCGGTCCCCGCCACCCGCAGCAGGCCGAAGGCCTCCGGCAACCCAAGCGGCTGCACAAGCCGCGGCAGGCCGAGCAGGGCCGGGACGCCCGGGAACCAAAGGGATTCCGCAAGGCGAAGAAGGCCAAGACGACGGCGGCCCGCCCGGAGGCGGCGCCGGCCGGTCATTCGGCCACGCAGCGGCGCACCCGGCAGATCGTCGCGGTCGGGAGCCGGGGCGCGTCGTTCGTCTTCCGGCATCGGGCCGGCAACGCGGTGATCCTGGTGCTGATCCTGGTGGCCGCCATCCAGTTGTTCGTCCTGCAGGTCACCGATGCGCCGACGTTGCGCGCCCAGGCGGCGGGGCAACTGAAGGTCACCGACGTCGAGAAGGCGATCCGTGGCAGCATCGTCGACCGCCACAACGACCAGCTCGCGTTCACCACCGAGTCCCGCGCGCTGACCTTCCAGCCCAAACGCATCCGGCACCAGCTGGAGGAGGCGAAGCAGAAGAACTCCGCGGCGCCCGATCCCCAGCAGCGGCTGCGCGACATCGCCAAGGAGGTCGCGACCCGGCTGGGCAACAAGCCCGACGTCCCGACCCTGCTGAAAAAGCTGCAGAGCGACGAGAACTTCGTCTACCTCGCCCGCGCCGTCGACCCCGCCGTCGCCAGCGCGATCTCCGAGAAATACCCCGAGGTGGGGTCCGAACGCCAGGATTTGCGCCAGTATCCGGGCGGGTCGCTGGCGGCCAACATCGTCGGCGGCATCGACTGGGACGGCCACGGGCTGCTCGGTCTGGAGGAGTCCATGGACTCGGTACTGTCCGGGACCGACGGATCGGTCACCTACGACCGGGGTTCTGACGGTGTCGTGATCCCCGGTAGCTACCGCAACCGGCACAAGGCCGTCAACGGCTCCACCGTCCAGCTCACCCTCGACGACGACATCCAGTTCTACGTGCAGCAGCAGGTGCAGCAGGCCAAGAACGTGTCCGGGGCCCACGACGTCTCGGCCGTCGTCCTGGACGCCAAGACGGGCGAGGTGCTGGCCATGGCCAACGACAACACCTTCGACCCGTCCCAGGACATCGGGCGCCAGGGTGACAAGCAGCTGGGCAACCTGGCGGTGTCGTCGCCGTTCGAGCCGGGATCGGTGAACAAGGTGATCACCGCGTCGTCGGTGATCGAATACGGCCTGTCCAACCCCGACGAGGTGCTGCAGGTGCCCGGCACCATCTCGATGGGTGGGGTCTCCATCCACGACGCGTGGGAGCACGGCGTCATGCCCTACACCACCACGGGCGTGTTCGGAAAGTCCTCCAACGTCGGGACGCTGATGCTGGCGCAGCGCGTGGGTCCGGAACGCTTCTATGACATGGTGCGCAAGTTCGGGCTCGGCCAGCGCACCAACGTCGGGCTGCCCGGTGAGAGCTCCGGCCTGGTGCCGCCCATCGACCAGTGGTCGGGCAGCACGTTCTCGAACCTGCCTATCGGGCAAGGGCTTTCGATGACCCTGCTGCAGATGGCCGGCATGTACCAGGCCATCGCCAACGACGGCGTCCGGATACCGCCGCGCATCATCAAGGCGACCATCGCCCCCGACGGCACCCGAACCGAAGAGCCGCGGCCCGACGGGGTGCGGGTGGTCTCGGCGCAGACCGCGCAGACCGTGCGCGGCATGCTGCGTGCCGTCGTGCAGCGCGACCCGATGGGATACCAGCAGGGGACGGGACCGGCGGCCGGCGTGCCGGGCTACCAGATGGCGGGCAAGACGGGCACCGCGCAGCAGATCAACCCGGCCTGCGGCTGTTACTTCGACAACGTCTACTGGATCACGTTCGCGGGCATGGCCACGGTCGACAATCCGCGTTATGTGGTCGGGATCATGATGGACAACCCGGAGCGCAACGCCGACGGCACGCCCGGGCACTCGGCGGCCCCGCTGTTCCACAACATCGCCGGCTGGCTGATGCAGCGCGAGAACGTCCCGCTGTCGCCGGATCCGGGGCCGCCGCTGACCCTGCAGGCCACCTAG
- the rsmH gene encoding 16S rRNA (cytosine(1402)-N(4))-methyltransferase RsmH, which produces MKHSATSSEARARASWPLPEPTLAYFPNARFVPSDRDLGAGAAFGFLGSEGCPQTRGGVAVADISEDFGHVPVLLERCVELLSPALTRHHADGSGAVLVDATLGAAGHAERFLIELPGLRLIGLDRDPSALAIARTRLARFADRATLVHTRYDGIPAALNECGLAATESVDGVLFDLGVSSMQLDRPERGFAYAQDAPLDMRMDPQSAPTAADILNTYDEAALADILHRFGEERFARRIAARIVRQRARTPFTSTAQLVALLYEAIPAPARRTGGHPAKRTFQALRIAVNDELESLRRALPAALDALAVSGRVVVLAYQSLEDRIVKRVFADAVASRTPVDLPFELPGHEPRFRSLTHGAERADAAEVERNPRSAAVRLRALQRIGKGDS; this is translated from the coding sequence ATGAAGCACTCGGCGACATCATCTGAGGCGCGTGCCCGTGCATCGTGGCCTCTGCCCGAACCGACCCTGGCGTACTTCCCCAACGCCAGGTTCGTGCCTTCGGACAGGGACCTCGGTGCAGGGGCGGCCTTCGGGTTCCTAGGGTCCGAAGGGTGCCCCCAAACCCGGGGAGGCGTTGCGGTGGCTGACATTTCAGAAGATTTCGGTCACGTGCCGGTGCTGCTGGAGCGCTGCGTCGAACTGCTTTCCCCGGCGCTGACCCGCCACCACGCCGACGGGTCGGGGGCGGTGCTGGTGGACGCCACGCTTGGCGCCGCCGGGCATGCCGAGCGATTCCTCATCGAGCTGCCCGGGCTGCGGCTGATCGGTCTCGACCGCGACCCGAGCGCTCTGGCCATCGCCCGGACTCGCCTGGCGCGGTTCGCCGACCGGGCCACCCTGGTGCACACCCGGTACGATGGCATCCCGGCCGCGCTCAACGAATGTGGTTTGGCCGCAACGGAATCCGTGGATGGCGTGCTCTTCGACCTCGGCGTGTCGTCCATGCAGCTCGACCGCCCCGAACGTGGTTTCGCATACGCCCAGGACGCGCCGTTGGACATGCGGATGGACCCGCAGTCCGCGCCGACCGCCGCCGACATCCTCAACACGTACGACGAGGCGGCCCTGGCTGACATCCTGCACCGCTTCGGCGAGGAGCGATTCGCCCGGCGCATAGCCGCGCGGATCGTCCGTCAGCGCGCCCGCACCCCGTTCACGTCGACCGCCCAACTGGTCGCGCTGCTCTACGAGGCGATCCCGGCGCCGGCCCGGCGGACCGGCGGCCACCCGGCCAAGCGCACCTTCCAGGCGTTGCGGATCGCCGTCAACGACGAGCTCGAGTCGCTGCGCCGGGCGCTTCCCGCCGCCCTCGACGCGCTGGCCGTGTCGGGCCGCGTCGTCGTGCTGGCGTATCAGTCCCTGGAGGACCGGATCGTCAAGCGGGTGTTCGCGGACGCGGTCGCGTCCCGCACGCCGGTGGATCTGCCTTTCGAGCTTCCCGGGCACGAGCCGCGGTTCCGCTCCTTGACGCACGGCGCCGAGCGGGCGGATGCCGCCGAGGTCGAACGCAATCCCCGCAGCGCCGCAGTGCGGTTGCGGGCCCTGCAACGGATTGGGAAAGGCGACTCATGA
- the mraZ gene encoding division/cell wall cluster transcriptional repressor MraZ, with product MFLGTYTPKLDDKGRLTLPAKFRDALAGGLMVTKSQDHSLAVYPRAEFEQLARRASKTSRSNPEARAFLRNLAAGTDEQHPDAQGRITLSADHRRYANLSKDCVVIGAVDFLEIWDAQAWNDYQQTHEENFSAASDEALGDII from the coding sequence GTGTTTCTCGGCACCTACACGCCAAAACTCGACGACAAGGGGCGGCTCACGCTGCCCGCCAAGTTCCGCGACGCGCTGGCAGGGGGGTTGATGGTCACCAAGAGCCAAGACCACAGCCTGGCCGTGTATCCGCGGGCGGAATTCGAGCAGCTGGCCCGCCGGGCGAGCAAGACCTCGCGGAGCAATCCGGAGGCCAGGGCCTTCCTGCGCAACCTCGCCGCCGGCACCGACGAGCAGCACCCCGACGCGCAGGGCCGGATCACCCTGTCGGCCGACCACCGCCGGTACGCGAACCTGTCCAAGGACTGCGTGGTGATCGGGGCGGTCGACTTCCTCGAAATCTGGGATGCCCAGGCCTGGAACGACTACCAACAGACCCACGAAGAGAACTTCTCCGCGGCCAGCGATGAAGCACTCGGCGACATCATCTGA
- a CDS encoding DUF3040 domain-containing protein codes for MPLSDHEQRMLDQIESALYAEDPKFASSVRGGGFRAPTARRRLQGAALFVIGLAMLVSGVAFKATMIGSFPILSVIGFIVMFGGVVFAITGPRLSGRPGHSGPAVGSPRQRRHKGGGSFTSRMEDRFRRRFDD; via the coding sequence ATGCCACTCTCCGATCATGAGCAGCGGATGCTCGATCAGATCGAGAGCGCTCTCTATGCCGAGGACCCCAAGTTCGCGTCGAGCGTGCGCGGCGGGGGCTTCCGGGCACCCACGGCGCGGCGGCGGTTGCAGGGCGCGGCGTTGTTCGTGATCGGTTTGGCGATGCTGGTGTCCGGGGTGGCATTCAAAGCCACCATGATTGGAAGTTTCCCGATCCTCAGCGTCATCGGTTTCATCGTGATGTTCGGTGGTGTGGTGTTTGCGATCACCGGGCCGCGGTTGTCGGGGAGGCCGGGCCATTCCGGTCCGGCCGTCGGTTCGCCGCGCCAGCGCCGCCACAAGGGTGGGGGCTCGTTCACCAGCCGGATGGAAGATCGGTTCCGCCGTCGCTTCGACGACTAG
- a CDS encoding GNAT family N-acetyltransferase, with protein MAIFLIDLPPEHMERRLGDALGVYVDAMRYPRGTENQRAAMWLEHLRRRGWQGVGVVEAEVAHGTTPSAADLSNAPLLGVAYGYPGAPGQWWQQQVVLGLQRGGQPPQEIARLMSSYFELTELHIHPRAQGRGLGEALIRRLLARRTEQNVLLSTPETNGEPNRAWRLYRRLGFTDVIRGYHFAGDPRAFAILGRALPLEASAPPG; from the coding sequence TTGGCGATCTTCCTCATCGATCTGCCGCCGGAGCACATGGAGCGCCGCCTCGGCGACGCCCTGGGGGTCTATGTCGACGCGATGCGCTACCCGCGCGGCACCGAGAACCAGCGCGCCGCCATGTGGCTGGAGCACCTGCGGCGCCGAGGGTGGCAGGGCGTGGGGGTCGTCGAGGCCGAGGTCGCCCACGGGACCACCCCATCAGCCGCAGACCTGAGCAACGCGCCACTGCTCGGTGTGGCGTACGGGTACCCGGGGGCGCCGGGGCAGTGGTGGCAGCAACAGGTCGTGCTGGGGTTGCAGCGCGGCGGCCAGCCGCCACAGGAGATCGCGCGCCTGATGAGCAGCTACTTCGAGCTGACCGAATTGCATATCCATCCCCGCGCCCAGGGTCGCGGCCTGGGCGAGGCGCTCATCCGCCGGCTGTTGGCCCGCCGGACCGAGCAGAACGTCCTGCTGTCGACGCCCGAAACCAACGGTGAGCCCAACCGCGCGTGGCGGTTGTACCGGCGACTGGGCTTCACGGACGTCATCCGCGGCTACCACTTCGCCGGCGACCCGCGGGCTTTCGCGATCCTGGGCCGCGCGCTGCCCCTGGAGGCCTCCGCGCCGCCCGGCTAA
- the lppM gene encoding lipoprotein LppM — protein MLLLLVPLATGCLRVRASLTISPDDMVSGEIVAAAKPRTSKDMGPQLDTNNLPFGQKVAVSNYDSDGYVGSQAVFSDLTFAELPQLANMNSDASGVNLSLRRNGNLVILEGRADLTSVTDPEADVELTVAFPGVVTSTNGDRVEPEVVSWKLKPGVVSTMTAQARSTDPNTRSFTGAGVWLGIASFAAAGVVALLAWIGRDRSPRITAPRDQPPV, from the coding sequence ATGCTGCTGCTCCTGGTCCCCCTGGCCACCGGATGCCTGCGGGTCCGGGCGTCGCTCACCATCTCCCCGGACGACATGGTGTCCGGGGAGATCGTCGCCGCCGCCAAACCCAGGACCTCGAAGGACATGGGCCCCCAGCTCGACACGAACAACCTGCCGTTCGGGCAGAAGGTGGCGGTGTCGAACTACGACAGCGACGGCTACGTGGGTTCGCAGGCGGTGTTCTCGGACCTGACGTTCGCCGAGTTGCCGCAGCTGGCCAACATGAACTCCGACGCCTCCGGGGTGAACCTGTCGCTGCGCCGGAACGGCAACCTGGTGATCCTGGAAGGCCGGGCGGACCTGACCTCGGTGACCGACCCCGAGGCGGACGTCGAGCTCACCGTCGCCTTTCCCGGCGTCGTGACCTCCACCAACGGCGACCGCGTCGAGCCCGAGGTGGTGTCCTGGAAGCTCAAGCCCGGCGTGGTGAGCACCATGACCGCCCAGGCCCGCTCCACCGACCCGAACACCCGCTCCTTCACCGGTGCGGGCGTCTGGCTGGGCATCGCGTCGTTCGCGGCGGCGGGGGTGGTGGCGCTGCTCGCCTGGATCGGGCGGGATCGCTCCCCGCGGATCACCGCGCCGCGCGACCAGCCACCGGTCTAG
- a CDS encoding mycobacterial-type methylenetetrahydrofolate reductase has translation MTLNTIALELVPPNRDDGRERALDDARKVVRYSAESGLDGRLRHVMIPGMIAEDDDRPVAMKPKLDVLDFWSIIKPELPEMRGLCTQVTAFMDEASLRERLAALCSAGMEGVVFVGVPRTMNDGEGSGVAPTDALSIYRDLVPNRGVILIPTRDGEQGRFNFKCDQGANYAMTQLLYSDAIVDFLAEFAKTTDHRPEILLSFGFVPKVEDRVGLINWLIQDPGNAAVAGEQEFVKRLAGSEPADKRRLMVDLYKRVIDGVADLGFPLSIHFEATYGVSGPAFQTFAEMLDYWSPTPAG, from the coding sequence GTGACCCTCAACACCATCGCCCTCGAGCTGGTGCCTCCGAATCGCGACGACGGTCGAGAGCGGGCCCTCGATGATGCACGGAAAGTGGTGCGGTACTCGGCCGAATCCGGCCTGGACGGCCGGCTCCGGCACGTGATGATCCCGGGGATGATCGCGGAAGACGACGACCGGCCCGTCGCGATGAAGCCGAAGCTGGACGTGCTCGACTTCTGGTCGATCATCAAACCGGAACTGCCGGAGATGCGCGGTCTCTGCACGCAGGTCACCGCGTTCATGGACGAGGCGTCGTTGCGGGAACGGCTCGCCGCCCTGTGTTCGGCCGGGATGGAAGGCGTGGTCTTCGTCGGCGTGCCGCGCACCATGAACGACGGCGAAGGCTCCGGCGTGGCGCCGACCGACGCCCTGTCGATCTACCGCGACCTGGTGCCCAACCGGGGCGTCATCCTGATTCCGACCCGCGACGGCGAGCAGGGCCGGTTCAACTTCAAGTGCGACCAGGGCGCCAACTACGCCATGACCCAGCTGCTGTATTCCGACGCGATCGTCGACTTCCTGGCCGAGTTCGCCAAGACCACCGACCACCGGCCGGAGATCCTGCTGTCGTTCGGGTTCGTCCCGAAGGTCGAGGACCGCGTCGGCCTCATCAACTGGCTGATCCAGGACCCGGGCAACGCGGCGGTGGCCGGCGAGCAGGAGTTCGTCAAGCGGTTGGCCGGCAGCGAGCCGGCCGACAAGCGCCGGCTCATGGTCGACCTGTACAAGCGGGTGATCGACGGCGTCGCCGATCTCGGCTTTCCGCTGAGCATCCATTTCGAGGCCACTTACGGGGTATCGGGGCCGGCGTTCCAGACGTTCGCCGAGATGCTCGACTACTGGTCGCCCACCCCGGCCGGCTAG
- the idsA2 gene encoding bifunctional (2E,6E)-farnesyl/geranyl diphosphate synthase: MTGAITERLRQYLHERRAESAYIGADYDDLIGALEDFVLGGGKRLRPAFAYWGWRAVADQEPNSDALLLFSALELLHACALVHDDVIDDSSTRRGKPTTHVRFAALHRERGWRGSPERFGESAAILLGDLALAWADDIVSDLPVSPAAHRRVRRVWAQIRTEVLGGQYLDIVAEASAAESIASAMNVDTFKTACYTVSRPLQLGAAAAADRPDVQAVFGQFGTDLGVAFQLRDDVLGVFGDPAVTGKPSGDDLRSGKRTVLLAEAVELADRSDPAAAALLRGSIGAELTDAQVDELRAVIESVGALAAAERRIAELTRRALDALAAAPVGAEAKAGLFEMARMATDRSA, encoded by the coding sequence TTGACCGGCGCCATCACCGAGCGGCTTAGGCAATACCTGCACGAGCGGCGCGCCGAGAGCGCCTATATCGGCGCCGACTACGACGACCTGATCGGCGCGCTCGAAGACTTCGTGTTGGGCGGCGGCAAGCGGCTGCGGCCCGCGTTCGCGTACTGGGGCTGGCGTGCCGTGGCCGACCAGGAGCCGAATTCCGACGCGCTGCTGCTGTTTTCGGCCCTCGAGCTTTTGCACGCCTGCGCCCTGGTACACGACGACGTGATCGACGACTCGTCCACCCGCCGCGGCAAGCCGACGACGCACGTCCGCTTCGCCGCGCTGCACCGCGAGCGGGGATGGCGGGGTTCGCCGGAGCGGTTCGGCGAGTCGGCGGCCATCCTGCTCGGCGACCTCGCACTCGCCTGGGCCGACGACATCGTCTCCGACTTGCCGGTGTCGCCGGCGGCCCACCGGCGGGTTAGGCGCGTGTGGGCCCAGATTCGCACCGAGGTGCTGGGCGGTCAGTACCTCGACATCGTCGCCGAGGCGAGCGCCGCCGAGTCCATCGCGTCGGCGATGAACGTCGACACCTTCAAGACGGCCTGCTACACCGTGTCCCGCCCGCTGCAGCTGGGGGCGGCGGCAGCGGCCGACAGGCCCGACGTGCAGGCCGTGTTCGGCCAGTTCGGGACGGACCTCGGGGTGGCGTTCCAGCTGCGCGACGACGTGCTGGGCGTGTTCGGCGACCCGGCGGTGACGGGCAAGCCGTCCGGGGACGACCTGCGCTCCGGCAAGCGCACGGTGCTGCTCGCCGAGGCGGTTGAGCTCGCCGACCGGTCGGACCCCGCGGCGGCCGCCCTGTTGCGCGGCTCCATCGGCGCCGAGCTGACCGACGCGCAGGTCGACGAGTTGCGGGCGGTCATCGAGTCGGTCGGCGCGCTGGCCGCCGCGGAACGGCGTATCGCCGAGCTGACGCGGCGCGCGCTGGACGCTCTGGCGGCCGCGCCCGTCGGCGCCGAGGCCAAAGCCGGGCTGTTCGAGATGGCCAGGATGGCCACCGACCGCTCCGCCTGA